One segment of Treponema vincentii F0403 DNA contains the following:
- the flgF gene encoding flagellar basal-body rod protein FlgF: MIRGWYTAASGMNAQQKQLDVIAQNLANADTTSYKRDVATHKNFPELLIRRLNDDGVVKNPFGSSDVAPIIGKLGLGVELNEIFTEFEQGSLKQTNTASDLALEGKGFFCVETPYGERYTRNGNFTVGVEGYLMTKEGYPVLGENGRIFLQDQEYKVNQNGEVYARPMTEPDSDSTLVDRLKIVTFENDRYLKKHGSSFYLDTPVSGPAIAAEGGDRPVVVQGFVEASNIKVVNEMVRMIEVNRAYEANQKTIQSEDTMMSKLWNEVAKVK; this comes from the coding sequence ATGATTAGAGGTTGGTACACTGCGGCAAGCGGCATGAATGCTCAGCAAAAACAGCTGGACGTTATCGCCCAGAATTTAGCAAATGCCGATACGACAAGCTATAAACGGGACGTTGCGACCCATAAAAATTTTCCCGAATTACTGATACGGCGCTTAAACGATGACGGCGTGGTTAAAAATCCCTTCGGTTCTTCCGATGTTGCGCCCATTATCGGAAAGCTCGGCCTTGGGGTGGAGCTGAACGAAATCTTTACCGAATTTGAACAAGGTTCCTTAAAACAGACCAATACCGCCTCAGATCTCGCGCTTGAAGGCAAAGGATTTTTCTGTGTAGAAACCCCTTACGGCGAACGGTATACCCGCAACGGAAACTTTACTGTCGGCGTCGAAGGTTATCTGATGACCAAAGAAGGTTATCCCGTTCTTGGGGAAAACGGCCGTATTTTTTTACAGGATCAAGAATACAAAGTGAATCAGAATGGAGAGGTTTATGCGCGACCGATGACCGAACCTGATTCGGATTCCACGCTCGTCGACCGGCTTAAAATCGTTACCTTTGAAAATGACCGCTATCTGAAAAAGCACGGCTCAAGTTTTTATCTCGACACGCCGGTGTCGGGGCCTGCAATCGCTGCGGAAGGCGGCGACCGTCCTGTTGTGGTGCAGGGTTTTGTTGAAGCCTCAAATATTAAGGTAGTCAACGAAATGGTGCGGATGATCGAGGTGAACCGTGCGTATGAAGCAAATCAAAAAACAATTCAATCCGAAGATACGATGATGAGTAAGCTTTGGAATGAAGTTGCGAAGGTCAAATAG
- a CDS encoding 5'-methylthioadenosine/adenosylhomocysteine nucleosidase — protein MRIGIFAAEQQEIENIQQSLQGRKTEKAGLTFYEAEHGTHTVISVCGGIGKVNAAICTQLLISEFHAEVIINTGTAGGLNDSLHVFDLVVSTDAVQHDVDISAFGYAKGQIAGTPSPFWKADDNLRAKIMETFTQLKTDCAEDFAHTDSMIAGRIASGDRFIVDPAVKQGIISTFKADCVEMEGAAVAQACVMNAVPFVILRCISDNAGEPAAISYQQFSKEASRISAMLVLHTIALL, from the coding sequence ATGAGAATAGGTATATTTGCGGCGGAACAGCAAGAGATTGAAAACATCCAGCAAAGTTTGCAAGGCCGAAAGACCGAAAAAGCAGGGCTTACGTTTTATGAAGCGGAACACGGTACCCATACGGTTATCAGCGTATGCGGCGGAATCGGCAAAGTGAATGCGGCGATTTGTACGCAGCTGTTAATTTCGGAATTCCATGCAGAGGTAATTATCAATACCGGCACTGCCGGAGGTTTAAATGATTCATTGCATGTATTCGATTTGGTAGTGTCGACCGACGCAGTACAGCATGATGTGGATATTTCGGCATTCGGTTATGCAAAGGGGCAGATTGCCGGTACGCCGTCGCCCTTTTGGAAGGCGGACGATAATCTGCGTGCCAAAATAATGGAAACATTTACGCAGCTTAAAACAGACTGTGCGGAAGATTTTGCTCATACCGACAGTATGATTGCGGGACGCATTGCTTCGGGAGACCGCTTTATTGTCGACCCTGCCGTAAAACAGGGCATTATTTCAACGTTTAAAGCCGACTGCGTTGAAATGGAAGGCGCCGCGGTCGCTCAAGCCTGTGTAATGAACGCAGTGCCCTTTGTAATACTGCGGTGTATTTCCGACAATGCGGGAGAGCCTGCGGCAATCTCGTATCAGCAATTTTCAAAGGAGGCTTCCCGCATCTCCGCGATGCTGGTACTGCATACTATTGCCTTACTATAG
- the tmk gene encoding dTMP kinase, whose product MILKNFVVFEGLDGTGTTSQLRLLREAFTTRGLQDTVYFTCEPTGDSIGKLIREALSGAAGFDAKTIAYLFGADRCEHVYGKSGILTQLQAGKAVFSDRYLFSSLAYQGLDAGKELAQTINAPFPLPEYLFFFDLPASTAMARIEKRNIPREIYEKETFQQKVAAEYQAIFRHYAETAPDMRILRIDASKTIEEIHENIWRIVCNLPIV is encoded by the coding sequence ATGATTTTGAAAAATTTTGTGGTGTTTGAGGGGCTTGACGGGACGGGGACGACGAGTCAGCTTCGACTGTTGCGGGAAGCCTTTACTACCCGCGGTCTGCAAGATACCGTATATTTTACCTGCGAGCCTACCGGAGATTCCATCGGGAAGTTAATCCGCGAAGCGCTTTCCGGAGCCGCAGGTTTCGACGCAAAGACGATTGCCTACCTTTTCGGCGCAGACCGCTGCGAGCATGTCTACGGTAAAAGCGGTATTTTAACGCAATTACAGGCGGGAAAAGCGGTATTTTCCGACCGATACTTGTTTTCCAGCCTTGCGTATCAGGGACTCGATGCCGGAAAAGAGCTTGCGCAGACAATCAATGCACCGTTCCCGCTCCCCGAATACCTCTTTTTCTTTGACCTACCGGCAAGCACGGCAATGGCGCGGATTGAAAAACGGAATATTCCGCGGGAAATATACGAAAAAGAAACCTTTCAGCAAAAGGTCGCTGCCGAATATCAAGCTATTTTCCGGCATTATGCAGAAACGGCTCCCGATATGCGGATTCTCCGCATCGATGCTTCAAAAACAATAGAGGAAATTCACGAAAACATCTGGAGAATTGTCTGCAATCTGCCGATAGTATGA
- a CDS encoding bactofilin family protein encodes MAKKNFIDDISINTIIGPGAMITGNVTVSGFLRIDGDIDGNVQTQGRVIIGEEARIRGNIRAASVSVGGVVQGDIIAPDYVVILSSGMVIGSVLTKKLRVDDDVILHGFCSAAGDQNSFEEAEKKYSNRQALHSSTFSYSK; translated from the coding sequence ATGGCAAAAAAAAACTTCATCGATGATATTTCGATTAATACCATTATAGGACCGGGAGCGATGATAACCGGCAATGTAACGGTTTCGGGATTTTTACGGATAGACGGCGATATAGACGGCAATGTGCAAACTCAAGGGCGTGTCATTATCGGAGAGGAAGCACGGATACGAGGTAATATCCGTGCAGCTTCCGTCAGTGTCGGCGGGGTTGTACAGGGCGATATTATCGCGCCGGATTATGTTGTGATTCTTTCATCGGGGATGGTCATCGGATCGGTTCTGACAAAAAAATTGCGAGTCGATGATGATGTCATTCTGCACGGTTTCTGCTCTGCGGCTGGAGACCAGAACAGCTTTGAAGAAGCGGAAAAGAAATATTCAAATCGGCAAGCGCTGCATTCCTCCACTTTTTCTTACTCAAAATAA
- a CDS encoding DNA repair helicase XPB — protein MSASLKPLIIQGDRSILLDVHAPEATDARFALIPFAELEKSPEHLHTYRLTGLSLWNAASAGFTAEKITETLKRFSRFDIPPAVLDWVEETFSRYGKIKLTECEDDSFLYLTAENDRIYQELKASPKLAKYLVAAEKPRSFLIALLNRGTVKQALLKMGWPVRDEVPLKDGAPLAVDLRTQTKKEKDFIIRDYQREAAEAFTGDKGPGTGFGTIVLPCGAGKTIVGMLVMSMLNTDTLILTTNTAAVHQWKRELIDKTGLEPDSIGIYSSDTKEIKPVTVATYQILTWRPDTESEFPHFKLFRERNWGLIIYDEVHLLPAPVFRITAELQVIRRLGLTATLIREDGCEGDVFSLVGPKRYDVPWKELEEKGWIAHAYCTEIRIPLPVSKEIEYAAAPLREKHRIASENEAKNEIVRQLLARHTDDQILIIGQYITQLKKIAEAVQAPLITGKTPNAEREVLYDAFRAGDISVLVVSKVANFAIDLPDASVAIQISGTFGSRQEEAQRLGRILRPKERDSFFYTLVTRHSVEEECADHRQKFLAEQGYAYSLITDADFAADTCIR, from the coding sequence ATGTCCGCTTCATTAAAACCGCTTATCATTCAAGGCGACCGCTCTATATTGCTCGACGTTCATGCGCCGGAAGCAACGGATGCGCGCTTTGCACTTATCCCCTTTGCAGAACTTGAAAAATCTCCCGAACACTTGCATACCTACCGCTTGACCGGCTTATCTTTATGGAATGCCGCAAGCGCAGGCTTTACTGCCGAAAAAATTACGGAAACGCTCAAGCGGTTTTCCCGTTTTGATATTCCGCCTGCGGTACTCGATTGGGTGGAAGAAACGTTCAGCAGGTACGGAAAGATTAAACTAACCGAGTGTGAAGATGATTCGTTTTTGTATTTGACGGCGGAAAACGATCGGATATATCAAGAATTAAAAGCTTCGCCGAAGCTTGCAAAGTATCTGGTTGCGGCGGAAAAACCGCGTTCGTTTTTAATTGCGCTTTTGAACCGCGGTACGGTAAAACAGGCGCTGCTGAAAATGGGCTGGCCGGTACGTGATGAGGTACCATTGAAAGACGGTGCGCCGCTTGCGGTTGATTTACGTACGCAGACGAAAAAAGAAAAAGATTTTATCATCCGCGACTATCAGCGGGAAGCGGCGGAAGCATTTACCGGCGATAAGGGACCGGGAACAGGCTTCGGTACGATTGTGCTGCCGTGCGGCGCGGGTAAAACGATTGTCGGTATGCTGGTTATGTCGATGCTGAACACTGATACATTGATTCTAACCACTAACACCGCCGCCGTGCATCAGTGGAAGCGCGAGTTAATCGATAAAACCGGATTGGAACCCGATAGCATCGGTATTTATTCAAGCGATACCAAAGAGATTAAGCCCGTTACCGTGGCAACCTATCAAATTTTAACATGGCGGCCGGACACCGAATCGGAGTTTCCGCATTTTAAACTGTTTCGTGAACGGAACTGGGGCTTGATTATCTATGACGAGGTGCATCTGCTTCCCGCTCCGGTATTCCGCATTACCGCGGAGCTGCAAGTGATTAGGCGGCTCGGCTTAACGGCAACGCTGATCAGAGAGGACGGCTGCGAGGGGGATGTGTTTAGTCTCGTCGGCCCGAAGCGCTATGATGTGCCGTGGAAGGAGCTTGAAGAAAAGGGCTGGATTGCTCACGCCTATTGTACGGAGATACGCATCCCTTTGCCGGTCTCTAAGGAGATTGAGTATGCCGCCGCCCCCTTGCGCGAAAAGCACCGGATTGCGAGCGAGAACGAAGCAAAAAACGAGATTGTCCGGCAGCTGCTTGCACGGCATACGGACGACCAGATTTTGATTATCGGGCAATACATTACGCAGCTGAAAAAAATAGCCGAAGCGGTTCAAGCTCCGCTCATTACCGGAAAAACGCCGAATGCCGAACGGGAAGTTTTATACGATGCGTTCAGAGCGGGGGATATTTCCGTACTGGTAGTTTCCAAGGTAGCGAATTTCGCAATCGATTTGCCGGATGCTTCCGTTGCAATCCAAATTTCCGGTACCTTCGGAAGCAGGCAGGAAGAAGCGCAGCGGCTCGGCCGTATTCTCCGCCCGAAAGAGCGGGATTCGTTTTTTTACACGCTCGTAACGCGCCATTCGGTCGAAGAAGAATGCGCCGACCACCGCCAAAAATTCCTTGCGGAACAAGGCTATGCCTACTCGCTCATCACCGATGCGGATTTCGCCGCCGATACATGCATACGATAG
- a CDS encoding PSP1 domain-containing protein: MEIEFEDTYSEYEEIDDLSALEDTDVPQTEEPIQEGAFPYPLYQLKLEYSQETFYATTAELNLQSGDYVITPTRYGDDMACVMGLVRHPIRTTLKDIVTITRKATEEDFLHAKENLGKEKEASILFKEKVLAHKLDMKLVDCHYLLDDPKVIFFFTADTRIDFRKLVKDLVAILRLRIELRQIGVRDESRMAGGIGCCGRPFCCHAVTDKLRPVSIKMAKEQNLSLNSLKISGQCGRLLCCLSYEYDWYIETRKKLPSIGTNLYYDNTLFRISEINLITGIIVLSGDDGRVISIPAQRFFQQHGKWRIN, from the coding sequence ATGGAGATTGAATTTGAAGATACATATTCCGAATATGAAGAAATAGATGATTTAAGCGCTTTGGAGGATACCGATGTGCCTCAAACAGAAGAACCTATTCAAGAAGGCGCATTCCCCTACCCGCTCTATCAGTTAAAACTCGAATATTCACAAGAAACCTTTTACGCAACAACAGCTGAACTCAACCTGCAAAGCGGAGATTATGTTATTACCCCGACACGTTACGGGGACGATATGGCTTGCGTAATGGGTTTAGTACGACACCCCATCAGAACAACGCTTAAAGATATTGTTACGATTACGAGAAAAGCGACGGAAGAAGACTTTCTCCATGCAAAAGAAAATCTTGGAAAAGAAAAAGAAGCAAGCATCCTTTTTAAAGAAAAAGTTCTCGCCCATAAGCTTGACATGAAACTGGTTGACTGCCACTACCTGCTTGACGACCCGAAAGTAATCTTCTTTTTTACGGCAGATACCCGTATCGACTTCCGCAAGCTGGTTAAAGACTTGGTAGCCATTCTGCGTCTCCGTATCGAGCTGCGGCAAATCGGAGTCCGCGATGAATCGAGGATGGCGGGCGGTATCGGTTGTTGCGGTAGACCGTTTTGCTGTCATGCAGTAACCGACAAGCTGCGGCCGGTATCCATCAAGATGGCAAAAGAGCAAAATCTATCTTTAAATTCGCTTAAAATTTCGGGACAATGCGGACGGCTTCTCTGCTGTCTTTCCTATGAGTACGATTGGTACATCGAAACTCGAAAAAAGCTGCCGTCAATCGGCACCAATCTCTACTACGATAATACGCTGTTCCGCATCAGTGAAATAAATCTCATCACCGGCATTATTGTGCTTTCAGGGGACGACGGTAGAGTAATTTCCATACCTGCACAGCGTTTTTTTCAGCAACACGGAAAATGGAGAATTAATTAG
- the flgG gene encoding flagellar basal-body rod protein FlgG codes for MVRSLWTAATGMNSQQANIDTVANNLANVNTSGFKKQRAEFEDLLYQTIRAAGTPATEDTITPVGVEMGHGAKLAATQRNFEQGSLQQTGVSTDVAIAGEGFFRVLQYDGTYAYTRDGSFKIDADRQLVTSNGLRCLPEIIFPENYLPHTIAISQDGRVSVRVGEQDDPVEVGQIELYRFQNPVGLSAQGSNLFRQTPASGQAIAGRPGFNGFGKTEHKFLEMSNVSTVSEMVNMIVAQRAYEFNSKAIQTSDNMLGTAVGLKR; via the coding sequence ATGGTCAGAAGTTTATGGACAGCCGCAACCGGCATGAACAGTCAGCAAGCAAATATCGATACGGTTGCAAACAACCTTGCAAACGTAAATACGAGCGGTTTTAAAAAGCAGCGGGCGGAGTTTGAAGACCTGCTGTATCAGACCATTCGGGCAGCGGGAACACCTGCAACCGAAGATACGATTACGCCCGTCGGTGTGGAGATGGGGCACGGTGCAAAGCTCGCGGCAACACAGCGGAATTTTGAGCAGGGTTCGCTGCAGCAAACGGGAGTGTCCACCGATGTGGCTATTGCGGGAGAAGGATTTTTCCGCGTGCTGCAATATGACGGCACGTATGCGTATACGCGCGACGGCTCCTTTAAAATCGACGCAGACCGTCAGCTGGTAACCTCAAACGGGCTGCGCTGTTTGCCGGAAATTATTTTCCCTGAAAACTATCTGCCCCACACAATCGCAATCAGTCAGGACGGCCGTGTGTCGGTACGGGTTGGGGAACAGGATGATCCGGTAGAAGTAGGACAGATAGAGCTGTACCGCTTTCAAAACCCTGTAGGCCTTTCCGCACAAGGGAGCAACTTGTTCCGGCAAACACCGGCTTCGGGTCAAGCGATTGCAGGACGGCCGGGTTTTAACGGCTTCGGCAAAACCGAACATAAATTTTTGGAAATGTCGAACGTATCTACGGTCAGCGAAATGGTCAACATGATTGTCGCACAGCGCGCCTACGAGTTTAACTCAAAGGCGATCCAAACCAGCGATAATATGCTCGGCACCGCAGTCGGCCTAAAACGGTAA
- a CDS encoding M23 family metallopeptidase, which produces MSRTRGYKKTENNIVRYISKQVKKAAEAVLHFFQRIIAGGRKKLTIMIVPHSQKKILNFQTSIFSLLFTLIAVIGFFSSFFWFAHKTAVSVQDLSATKEEARKAQASLDVLRDETNELLKTARNFQAALTSTFSSLGLKTAAPAGQTANGDLSFLFNMHEVAEGSLKEAAELQQLTSYLNDAVLPVQEMGKLLNMQTTLFSDIPSLWPIKGGIGHISMPFGQNRHPFTGQWYIHKGIDLSTYRSGDPIVATADGQVVTVEFDPGWGNYIIIKHKHGFYTRYAHLQSYRVSRGEYVQQGQTIGYIGTTGISTGPHLHYEVHIGSDVVDPIKYLNIKASNTKQ; this is translated from the coding sequence ATGTCTCGAACACGAGGATATAAGAAAACTGAAAACAATATCGTACGATATATCTCAAAACAGGTAAAAAAAGCGGCGGAAGCGGTTCTGCATTTTTTTCAGCGCATCATTGCAGGCGGCCGGAAAAAACTGACTATTATGATCGTCCCTCATTCACAGAAAAAAATACTGAACTTTCAGACAAGTATTTTCAGCTTGCTTTTTACGCTGATTGCCGTTATCGGCTTTTTTTCATCATTCTTTTGGTTTGCACACAAAACAGCCGTATCGGTACAGGATCTTTCCGCAACTAAAGAAGAAGCCCGTAAAGCACAGGCAAGTTTGGATGTATTACGGGATGAGACAAACGAACTTTTAAAAACGGCACGGAATTTTCAGGCTGCGCTTACGTCGACATTTTCTTCACTCGGCCTTAAGACGGCCGCTCCTGCCGGTCAAACGGCAAATGGGGACTTATCCTTTTTATTTAACATGCATGAGGTTGCGGAAGGCTCACTGAAAGAAGCGGCGGAGCTGCAGCAATTAACGTCATACCTTAACGATGCCGTCTTACCTGTGCAGGAAATGGGCAAACTCCTTAATATGCAGACTACGCTTTTCTCCGATATTCCGAGTTTATGGCCGATTAAAGGCGGAATCGGACATATTTCGATGCCATTCGGTCAAAACCGGCATCCTTTTACCGGACAATGGTATATTCATAAAGGGATAGACCTTTCCACCTACCGTTCGGGAGATCCTATCGTTGCAACGGCCGACGGCCAGGTTGTTACCGTAGAATTTGACCCCGGCTGGGGAAATTATATTATCATCAAACATAAGCACGGTTTTTATACCCGTTATGCGCACCTTCAATCATACCGCGTAAGCAGAGGCGAATATGTACAGCAAGGGCAGACTATCGGGTATATCGGAACAACAGGCATTTCGACAGGGCCACATCTCCATTATGAGGTACATATAGGTTCCGATGTTGTAGACCCGATTAAATATTTAAACATAAAGGCTTCCAACACAAAGCAATAA
- the rpiA gene encoding ribose-5-phosphate isomerase RpiA encodes MKNTISVEDQKVLVAHTAIDKLISEGLIHSGMKIGLGTGSTAMPAVKRLAEYIAKGELKDIAAVPTSFQTSIACEEYNIPIFSLSSGRINGVLDLTIDGADEIDSKKNLIKGGGAALLREKIIAYNSELFVVIGDETKSVKALGVNFPLPIEIVPEARLSIMKKLESYGVSMIIRDGIRKKGPIITDNGNFIMDIKWPLNAKINPVKLESELNAIPGIIENGFFTQKPPRVFLSNANGTVEEF; translated from the coding sequence ATGAAGAATACGATAAGTGTTGAAGATCAGAAAGTATTGGTTGCCCATACCGCCATCGATAAACTGATTTCGGAGGGGCTCATCCACTCAGGCATGAAGATCGGTCTTGGAACGGGCTCTACCGCAATGCCCGCCGTAAAGCGTTTGGCGGAGTATATTGCAAAGGGAGAATTAAAAGATATTGCCGCCGTTCCTACCAGTTTCCAAACGTCGATAGCATGTGAAGAGTATAATATTCCGATTTTTTCCCTCAGTTCGGGACGAATCAACGGAGTGTTAGACCTTACGATTGACGGTGCGGATGAAATTGATTCTAAAAAGAATCTTATTAAAGGAGGCGGAGCAGCGTTGCTGCGTGAAAAGATTATCGCGTATAATAGTGAACTTTTTGTCGTTATCGGCGATGAAACCAAGAGCGTCAAAGCTTTGGGGGTAAACTTTCCGCTTCCAATCGAAATAGTGCCGGAAGCGCGGCTTAGTATTATGAAAAAACTTGAATCCTACGGAGTTTCAATGATTATCCGTGACGGCATACGTAAAAAAGGCCCCATTATCACCGATAACGGAAACTTCATCATGGATATAAAATGGCCGCTCAATGCAAAAATCAATCCGGTAAAATTGGAAAGCGAACTGAATGCCATACCGGGTATTATCGAAAACGGATTTTTTACTCAAAAGCCTCCGCGCGTATTTTTAAGCAATGCCAACGGAACCGTCGAAGAGTTTTAA
- a CDS encoding metal-dependent transcriptional regulator has protein sequence MIARVSASQEDYLEVIYDLSHGSESVRSIDIANLLGVSRASVNKRLSLLKDSGFVEHEPYGLVRLTESGCAVAKNVRERHNTLYKFLTDILGVPEETADREACEMEHAISQDTSDKLYAYLRKLDKAPGPEDKISKTQRVQNSYDRLIK, from the coding sequence ATGATAGCAAGAGTTTCTGCTTCCCAAGAAGATTATTTAGAAGTTATTTACGATTTGTCGCACGGTTCCGAGTCTGTCCGCTCAATTGACATAGCCAATTTGCTCGGTGTGTCACGGGCAAGTGTAAACAAGCGCTTAAGTTTGTTAAAGGATTCCGGTTTTGTTGAACACGAACCGTACGGACTGGTGCGCCTCACCGAAAGCGGATGCGCTGTTGCAAAAAATGTCCGCGAACGGCATAATACACTGTATAAGTTCTTAACCGATATATTGGGCGTTCCGGAAGAAACGGCAGACCGTGAAGCGTGCGAAATGGAACATGCGATCAGTCAAGATACTTCGGATAAGCTGTACGCGTATCTCCGCAAACTTGATAAAGCGCCGGGTCCGGAAGATAAAATATCTAAAACCCAACGAGTTCAAAATTCCTACGACCGTCTTATTAAATAG
- a CDS encoding type I 3-dehydroquinate dehydratase → MVPKVCLVLTENTIDKNIQLIERYRPWIDIVELRADFLDPRELLHIRTFPKIAHIPVILTVRRFLDGGQFKGGEGSRITLFARGLAFADTDPLDNFAYLDLESDVQAPSLEEAAQAFNIGIIRSIHSIKTPIKDIAAKIREIRRTDEEIVKIAYKADNLAEVTALFKQAQQLNGQNTLIAMGKYGIPSRILAPKLHSSLVYTMPREYIAKYHLEQEYIDPITLTELYRFRAINDQTGIYGVAGADTTKSLSPAIHNRGFEKKELNAVYIPISGTNIQEVIEFAKCTGIAGLSITHPFKFDVIPFLDSLGPVSTACGAVNTVLFNGGKRQGLNTDIDGFIRALQEFLHVRNLRFKHVAIIGTGGAAHAIANAVHQLHGKACVFGRSAEKAKKLADRYNFQWEILDLASVRILKKYSEIIIQSTSVGMHEGEDPLEFYSFSGNEKVFDVIYVPEKTTLLKRAEAAGCHICNGYDMLRYQAYKQFELFTGGSYEEYDKC, encoded by the coding sequence ATGGTGCCTAAAGTATGCCTCGTGTTGACGGAAAACACTATCGATAAAAATATTCAGTTAATTGAACGGTATCGGCCATGGATTGATATTGTCGAGCTGCGGGCTGATTTTCTTGATCCGCGAGAATTGCTGCATATCCGCACCTTTCCGAAAATCGCACATATACCGGTTATTTTAACCGTACGCAGGTTTCTGGACGGCGGACAATTTAAAGGCGGCGAAGGTTCACGCATTACATTATTTGCCCGCGGACTCGCCTTTGCAGATACCGATCCTCTTGATAATTTTGCTTACCTTGATCTCGAATCCGACGTACAGGCGCCGAGTCTGGAAGAAGCGGCACAAGCCTTTAATATCGGCATTATCCGCAGTATCCACAGTATCAAAACGCCGATTAAAGATATTGCCGCTAAAATACGGGAAATTCGGCGCACGGATGAAGAAATCGTAAAAATTGCATACAAGGCTGATAACCTTGCGGAGGTAACGGCGCTCTTTAAACAAGCGCAGCAGCTTAACGGGCAAAACACCTTAATTGCGATGGGCAAATACGGTATTCCGTCCCGTATTTTAGCACCGAAACTCCACTCCTCCTTGGTATACACCATGCCTCGGGAGTATATCGCAAAGTATCATTTAGAACAGGAATATATCGATCCCATTACGCTCACTGAGCTGTACCGCTTTCGCGCCATAAATGACCAAACGGGTATATACGGAGTCGCGGGTGCGGATACGACAAAAAGCCTAAGCCCTGCTATCCACAATAGAGGGTTTGAGAAAAAAGAACTCAACGCAGTTTACATTCCGATTTCCGGCACAAATATTCAAGAAGTGATTGAATTTGCCAAATGTACCGGAATAGCGGGGCTCTCGATTACCCATCCGTTTAAATTCGATGTTATTCCTTTTTTAGATTCGCTCGGTCCCGTATCAACAGCCTGCGGTGCAGTGAACACGGTTCTATTTAACGGAGGAAAGCGACAGGGATTGAATACCGATATAGACGGTTTTATTCGAGCTTTACAAGAATTTTTACATGTCCGAAACCTTCGCTTTAAGCATGTTGCCATTATCGGAACCGGAGGAGCGGCGCACGCGATTGCCAATGCCGTACATCAACTGCATGGAAAAGCATGTGTTTTCGGCCGTTCTGCAGAAAAAGCAAAAAAACTGGCAGACCGGTATAACTTCCAATGGGAAATTTTGGATTTGGCCTCCGTCCGTATATTGAAAAAATATTCCGAAATCATTATCCAATCCACCTCTGTGGGTATGCACGAAGGTGAAGACCCGCTTGAATTTTACAGCTTTTCGGGCAATGAAAAAGTATTTGACGTTATCTATGTTCCCGAAAAAACTACGCTCTTAAAACGCGCGGAAGCTGCCGGCTGCCATATTTGCAACGGATACGATATGCTTAGATATCAGGCATATAAACAATTTGAACTATTTACAGGAGGTTCCTATGAAGAATACGATAAGTGTTGA
- a CDS encoding YaaR family protein yields MGNQIESSNYTAGVTVPPSLQTKTAQSEKDKKKLNKFKEMLRSVLPQAEPNNEANIIEQLSKLPPEEAIALLQDNVRSAGDTLRTRQNPETILRYKQAVKNFIGYVAREAYTVTTKTHLRRDRTNHLRPRSFTQIVIINEKLDKFAGELLCDQKSQLFILERLEEIYGLIIDLIT; encoded by the coding sequence ATGGGAAATCAGATAGAGAGTTCAAATTATACGGCAGGGGTAACCGTTCCGCCGTCCCTGCAAACCAAAACGGCACAATCCGAAAAAGACAAAAAAAAACTAAATAAATTTAAAGAGATGCTGCGAAGCGTCTTACCCCAAGCCGAGCCGAACAATGAAGCGAACATTATTGAACAGCTCAGCAAATTGCCGCCGGAAGAAGCGATAGCGCTGCTGCAAGACAATGTCCGATCTGCCGGCGATACATTACGGACACGCCAAAATCCGGAAACAATTTTACGGTATAAGCAGGCAGTTAAAAACTTTATCGGCTATGTTGCCCGCGAAGCATATACGGTTACAACGAAGACTCATTTACGGCGAGATAGAACCAACCATTTACGGCCGCGTTCTTTTACCCAAATTGTAATCATCAACGAAAAGCTTGATAAATTTGCCGGTGAATTACTCTGCGATCAAAAAAGCCAGCTTTTTATTCTTGAACGGCTTGAGGAAATATACGGCTTGATTATAGATTTAATTACATAA